The genomic stretch GCTACAAGGCGCCGATCGTGCCCGGGGCCTTCAAGGGCTGGGCCGCCGCGCTGGAGCGCTACGGGACGATGAGCCTCGGCGACCTGTTCGAGCCCGCGATCCGGCTCGCCGAAGACGGCTTCGTGTTCTCGAAGTTCGACGAGCGCTACACGCAGTCGAGCGCGGACAAACTGAGCCGCTTCCCGTCGACGACGCGCGTCTTCTTCCCCAGCGGACGCCCTCCCCGCATGGGCGAGGTCATCAAGCAGCCCGAGCTCGCAGCGAGCATGCGCCACCTCGCCGGCGCGGGGGCGGACGACCTCTACAAGGGCGAACTCGCCGACCGCATCGTCGCCTTCCTGGCCGAGAACGGCGGCCACCTGACGAAGGCCGACCTCGAAGGCTACGAAGTCGAGTGGCGGGAGCCGATCCGGACGACCTTCCAGGGATACGATCTGCACGCCATGCCCCCGGGCTCCTGCGGGATGTCGATGTTCCAGGCGCTGAACATCATGGACGGGTTCGACCTCGCGAACATGGACCTGTACGGATCGGAGTTCGTCCACCTGTGGCTCGAGGCGATGAAGCTCGCCCTCGCCGACGACGACCGCTACAACACCGGCAAGGAAGACGTGGACATCCCCGTGGACATGATCATCTCCCGGGAGTACGCGGATGAGCAGCGCGCGAAGATCGATCCCCTGCGCGTCGCCTCCTTCTCCGGGGCCCCGCTTCCTTTCTACGGGACGACGAGTCTCTCCACCGTCG from Candidatus Palauibacter australiensis encodes the following:
- a CDS encoding gamma-glutamyltransferase encodes the protein MKRRDFLATSAAAAAGSGLVACRPPETSAAPPLTSGQWGSGDYAHVPGLAGPAHGTVWGRTGVTACSDYYASLAGTQTMMQGGNAIDAMVAACATLNVSDPYMSGIGGFGGYMLIYLAEENRVVGLDALGRSPAASSPETMTLDDFAAGYKAPIVPGAFKGWAAALERYGTMSLGDLFEPAIRLAEDGFVFSKFDERYTQSSADKLSRFPSTTRVFFPSGRPPRMGEVIKQPELAASMRHLAGAGADDLYKGELADRIVAFLAENGGHLTKADLEGYEVEWREPIRTTFQGYDLHAMPPGSCGMSMFQALNIMDGFDLANMDLYGSEFVHLWLEAMKLALADDDRYNTGKEDVDIPVDMIISREYADEQRAKIDPLRVASFSGAPLPFYGTTSLSTVDRWGNAVAFTQSLVNAYGSGVIAGDTGIFLNNGHMFGFVLEE